One Bos taurus isolate L1 Dominette 01449 registration number 42190680 breed Hereford chromosome 25, ARS-UCD2.0, whole genome shotgun sequence genomic window carries:
- the ITGAM gene encoding integrin alpha-M isoform X1, producing MNHRILLLTALALCHGFNLDTEKAVIFQNNARGFGQSVVQIQGSRLVVGAPQEVKAANQTGGLYHCDYSTGRCEAIPLQVPPEAVNMSLGLSLAFAANPFRLLACGPTVHQICKENTYANGLCFSFGSNLLQQPRRIPRALRGCPEQDSDIAFLIDGSGSIDPVDFERMKRFVSTVMSQFQKSKTLFSLMQYSDDFQTHFTFNDFKRNPVPEFLVGPIRQLFGRTHTATGIRKVVRELFHSSSGARNHAIKIMIVITDGEKYLDPLEYSDVIPEADRKKIIRYVIGVGDAFRSRKSRQELDTIASKPPADHVFQVNNFEALKTIQNQLQEKIFAIEGTQTGSTSSFEHEMSQEGFSAAFTSDGPLLGAVGSFDWAGGAFLHTSNDKITFINTTRIDSDMNDAYLGYAAEVTLRNRVQHLFLGAPRYQHIGLVVIFRQNAGVWQKNAEIKGSQIGSYFGASLCSVDVNRDGSSDLVLIGAPHFYEQMRGGQVSMCPFPRGRITGSQISPKLQYFGQSLSGGQDLTMDGLVDLAVGAQGHVLLLRSQPVLKVEATMEFTPKEVKRNVYECRDPVVKGQIAGQVKVCLQVRKSTWDRLGEGDTQSTITYDLALDPGRPHSVAIFDETQNSTRRRVETLRLSQKCETLKLRLLDCVEDSVTPIALRLNFSLVGEPAHNYGGLRPVLAVDALRLFTASLPFEKNCGNDTVCQDDLSITFSFMDLDTLVVGGPRDLNVTVTVRNEGEDSYRTQVTFFYPSGLSYRRVSSSQNQRSQRFWRLTCESDVSTEGSGILKRTSCGINHPIFLDNSEITFNVTFDVNPDTYFGNKLLLKANVTSENNMPGNNKTQFQLELPVKYAVYMVVTSLEASTKYLNFTASEKTVHAMEHQYQFNNLGRKKLPISVVFWIPIRLNKVPVWSQPQVTFSQDVSSGCNTTEVAPRHSDFLAELKKSPVLNCSVAVCQRIQCAIPSFGIQEEFKVTLKSNFSFDWYIKTSHNHLQVVSKAEILFDESKFTLLPGQDAFVMAQTGTKVESYEVHNPIPLIVGSSVGGLVLLALISAGLYKLGFFKRQYKDMMTEPGPEVDTPQ from the exons ATGAATCACAGAATCCTTCTATTAACAG CCTTGGCCTTATGTCATGGGTTCAACCTGGACACGGAAAAAGCAGTCATCTTCCAAAACAACGCAAGGGGCTTCGGGCAGAGCGTGGTCCAGATTCAGGGATCCCG GCTGGTGGTTGGAGCCCCCCAGGAGGTAAAGGCTGCTAATCAAACAGGCGGCCTCTACCACTGTGACTACAGCACGGGCAGGTGTGAGGCCATCCCCCTGCAGG TTCCCCCAGAGGCTGTGAACATGTCCCTGGgcttgtctcttgcatttgctGCCAACCCTTTCCGGCTGCTG GCCTGTGGCCCCACAGTGCACCAAATTTGCAAGGAGAACACCTATGCAAATGGCCTCTGCTTCTCGTTTGGATCCAATCTACTCCAGCAACCCAGGAGGATCCCAAGGGCCCTCAGAG GGTGCCCTGAGCAAGACAGTGACATTGCCTTTTTGATTGATGGCTCTGGTAGCATCGACCCAGTAGACTTTGAGCGGATGAAGAGGTTTGTCTCAACTGTGATGAGTCAATTCCAAAAGTCCAAAACCTTG TTCTCTCTGATGCAGTACTCGGATGACTTCCAGACTCACTTCACCTTCAATGATTTCAAGAGAAACCCTGTCCCGGAATTCCTGGTGGGGCCAATAAGACAGCTGTTTGGGAGGACGCACACGGCCACGGGGATCCGCAAAGTAGT AAGAGAACTGTTTCACAGCAGCAGTGGAGCCCGGAATCATGCCATTAAGATCATGATTGTcatcacagatggggaaaaataTCTCGATCCTTTGGAGTATAGTGATGTCATCCCTGAAGCTGATAGAAAAAAGATCATTCGCTACGTCATTGGG GTGGGAGATGCTTTTAGGAGTAGGAAATCTCGACAGGAGCTCGATACTATTGCATCTAAGCCCCCTGCTGACCACGTGTTCCAGGTGAATAACTTCGAAGCTCTGAAGACCATTCAGAACCAGCTTCAGGAAAAGATCTTTGCGATTGAGG GTACGCAGACAGGAAGTACCAGTTCCTTTGAGCATGAGATGTCTCAGGAAGGTTTCAGTGCTGCCTTCACCTCC GATGGTCCCTTGCTGGGTGCTGTGGGGAGCTTTGACTGGGCTGGTGGAGCCTTTCTGCATACATCAAATGATAAAATCACCTTCATCAATACAACCAGGATAGATTCAGACATGAATGATGCTTACTTGG GTTATGCTGCCGAAGTCACCTTGCGGAACCGGGTGCAACACCTGTTTCTGGGAGCACCTCGATATCAGCACATCGGCCTGGTGGTGATATTCAGACAGAATGCAGGTGTTTGGCAGAAAAACGCTGAAATCAAGGGAAGCCAG ATTGGCTCCTACTTTGGGGCCTCCCTCTGCTCCGTGGATGTCAACAGAGATGGCAGCTCCGACCTGGTCCTCATCGGGGCTCCCCATTTTTATGAGCAGATGCGAGGGGGCCAGGTGTCCATGTGCCCCTTTCCCCGGGGG CGGATCACAGGCTCACAGATCTCCCCCAAGCTTCAGTATTTCGGGCAGTCACTGAGCGGGGGCCAGGACCTCACAATGGATGGATTGGTAGACTTGGCTGTCGGGGCTCAGGGGCATGTGCTGCTGCTCAG GTCACAGCCTGTGCTGAAAGTTGAGGCGACGATGGAGTTCACACCcaaggaagtgaagaggaatgtGTATGAGTGTCGTGACCCAGTGGTAAAAGGCCAGATTGCTGGGCAGGTGAAAGTCTGCCTCCAAGTTCGCAAAAGCACATGGGACCGACTGGGAGAAG GAGATACCCAGAGCACTATCACCTATGACCTGGCTCTGGACCCAGGTCGCCCCCATTCCGTGGCCATCTTTGATGAGACACAGAACAGCACACGCAGACGTGTAGAGACGCTGAGGCTGAGTCAGAAATGCGAGACCCTGAAGCTCCGGTTACTG GATTGTGTGGAGGACTCAGTGACCCCCATTGCTCTGCGCCTCAACTTCTCTCTGGTGGGGGAGCCTGCACACAATTATGGGGGCCTCAGGCCAGTGCTGGCTGTGGATGCTCTGAGACTCTTCACAGCCTCg CTTCCCTTTGAGAAGAACTGTGGCAATGACACCGTCTGCCAGGATGACCTCAGCATCACCTTCAGTTTTATGGA CCTGGACACCCTGGTGGTGGGTGGACCCCGGGACTTGAACGTGACGGTGACTGTGAGAAACGAGGGCGAGGACTCCTACAGAACTCAGGTCACCTTCTTCTACCCGTCTGGCTTGTCCTACCGGAGGGTGTCAAGCAGCCAG AACCAGCGCTCACAACGGTTCTGGCGCCTGACCTGTGAGTCTGATGTCTCCACCGAAGGGTCTGGAATCTTGAAGAGAACCAGCTGTGGCATAAACCACCCCATTTTCCTAGACAACTCGGAG ATCACCTTTAATGTCACATTTGACGTGAATCCTGATACTTACTTTGGAAACAAGCTACTTCTCAAGGCCAATGTTACCAG TGAGAACAACATGCCGGGGAACAACAAAACTCAATTCCAGCTGGAGCTGCCTGTGAAATACGCTGTGTATATGGTGGTCACCAG CCTTGAGGCCTCCACCAAGTATCTCAACTTCACAGCCTCAGAGAAGACCGTACACGCTATGGAGCATCAGTATCAG TTCAACAACCTGGGCAGGAAGAAACTGCCCATCAGTGTGGTCTTCTGGATCCCCATCCGGCTGAACAAGGTGCCTGTGTGGTCCCAGCCCCAGGTCACCTTCTCCCAG GACGTGTCCAGTGGATGTAACACCACGGAGGTTGCCCCTCGTCACTCTGACTTCCTGGCGGAGCTTAAGAAGAGCCCGGTGCTG aaCTGCTCCGTTGCTGTCTGCCAGAGAATCCAGTGTGCCATCCCATCCTTTGGCATTCAGGAGGAGTTCAAGGTCACCCTCAAGAGCAACTTCTCGTTTGACTGGTACATCAAG actTCACACAACCACCTTCAAGTTGTGAGCAAAGCGGAGATCTTATTTGATGAGTCAAAGTTCACCCTGCTTCCAGGGCAGGATGCGTTTGTGATGGCCCAG ACAGGGACCAAGGTGGAGTCCTACGAAGTACATAACCCTATCCCGCTGATCGTGGGCAGCTCAGTAGGGGGGCTTGTGCTCCTGGCCCTCATCTCTGCCGGTCTGTACAAG CTCGGCTTCTTCAAACGACAGTACAAGGACATGATGACTGAACCTGGTCCCGAAGTGGATACCCCCCAGTAA
- the ITGAM gene encoding integrin alpha-M isoform X2 encodes MNHRILLLTALALCHGFNLDTEKAVIFQNNARGFGQSVVQIQGSRLVVGAPQEVKAANQTGGLYHCDYSTGRCEAIPLQVPPEAVNMSLGLSLAFAANPFRLLACGPTVHQICKENTYANGLCFSFGSNLLQQPRRIPRALRGCPEQDSDIAFLIDGSGSIDPVDFERMKRFVSTVMSQFQKSKTLFSLMQYSDDFQTHFTFNDFKRNPVPEFLVGPIRQLFGRTHTATGIRKVVRELFHSSSGARNHAIKIMIVITDGEKYLDPLEYSDVIPEADRKKIIRYVIGVGDAFRSRKSRQELDTIASKPPADHVFQVNNFEALKTIQNQLQEKIFAIEGTQTGSTSSFEHEMSQEGFSAAFTSDGPLLGAVGSFDWAGGAFLHTSNDKITFINTTRIDSDMNDAYLGYAAEVTLRNRVQHLFLGAPRYQHIGLVVIFRQNAGVWQKNAEIKGSQRITGSQISPKLQYFGQSLSGGQDLTMDGLVDLAVGAQGHVLLLRSQPVLKVEATMEFTPKEVKRNVYECRDPVVKGQIAGQVKVCLQVRKSTWDRLGEGDTQSTITYDLALDPGRPHSVAIFDETQNSTRRRVETLRLSQKCETLKLRLLDCVEDSVTPIALRLNFSLVGEPAHNYGGLRPVLAVDALRLFTASLPFEKNCGNDTVCQDDLSITFSFMDLDTLVVGGPRDLNVTVTVRNEGEDSYRTQVTFFYPSGLSYRRVSSSQNQRSQRFWRLTCESDVSTEGSGILKRTSCGINHPIFLDNSEITFNVTFDVNPDTYFGNKLLLKANVTSENNMPGNNKTQFQLELPVKYAVYMVVTSLEASTKYLNFTASEKTVHAMEHQYQFNNLGRKKLPISVVFWIPIRLNKVPVWSQPQVTFSQDVSSGCNTTEVAPRHSDFLAELKKSPVLNCSVAVCQRIQCAIPSFGIQEEFKVTLKSNFSFDWYIKTSHNHLQVVSKAEILFDESKFTLLPGQDAFVMAQTGTKVESYEVHNPIPLIVGSSVGGLVLLALISAGLYKLGFFKRQYKDMMTEPGPEVDTPQ; translated from the exons ATGAATCACAGAATCCTTCTATTAACAG CCTTGGCCTTATGTCATGGGTTCAACCTGGACACGGAAAAAGCAGTCATCTTCCAAAACAACGCAAGGGGCTTCGGGCAGAGCGTGGTCCAGATTCAGGGATCCCG GCTGGTGGTTGGAGCCCCCCAGGAGGTAAAGGCTGCTAATCAAACAGGCGGCCTCTACCACTGTGACTACAGCACGGGCAGGTGTGAGGCCATCCCCCTGCAGG TTCCCCCAGAGGCTGTGAACATGTCCCTGGgcttgtctcttgcatttgctGCCAACCCTTTCCGGCTGCTG GCCTGTGGCCCCACAGTGCACCAAATTTGCAAGGAGAACACCTATGCAAATGGCCTCTGCTTCTCGTTTGGATCCAATCTACTCCAGCAACCCAGGAGGATCCCAAGGGCCCTCAGAG GGTGCCCTGAGCAAGACAGTGACATTGCCTTTTTGATTGATGGCTCTGGTAGCATCGACCCAGTAGACTTTGAGCGGATGAAGAGGTTTGTCTCAACTGTGATGAGTCAATTCCAAAAGTCCAAAACCTTG TTCTCTCTGATGCAGTACTCGGATGACTTCCAGACTCACTTCACCTTCAATGATTTCAAGAGAAACCCTGTCCCGGAATTCCTGGTGGGGCCAATAAGACAGCTGTTTGGGAGGACGCACACGGCCACGGGGATCCGCAAAGTAGT AAGAGAACTGTTTCACAGCAGCAGTGGAGCCCGGAATCATGCCATTAAGATCATGATTGTcatcacagatggggaaaaataTCTCGATCCTTTGGAGTATAGTGATGTCATCCCTGAAGCTGATAGAAAAAAGATCATTCGCTACGTCATTGGG GTGGGAGATGCTTTTAGGAGTAGGAAATCTCGACAGGAGCTCGATACTATTGCATCTAAGCCCCCTGCTGACCACGTGTTCCAGGTGAATAACTTCGAAGCTCTGAAGACCATTCAGAACCAGCTTCAGGAAAAGATCTTTGCGATTGAGG GTACGCAGACAGGAAGTACCAGTTCCTTTGAGCATGAGATGTCTCAGGAAGGTTTCAGTGCTGCCTTCACCTCC GATGGTCCCTTGCTGGGTGCTGTGGGGAGCTTTGACTGGGCTGGTGGAGCCTTTCTGCATACATCAAATGATAAAATCACCTTCATCAATACAACCAGGATAGATTCAGACATGAATGATGCTTACTTGG GTTATGCTGCCGAAGTCACCTTGCGGAACCGGGTGCAACACCTGTTTCTGGGAGCACCTCGATATCAGCACATCGGCCTGGTGGTGATATTCAGACAGAATGCAGGTGTTTGGCAGAAAAACGCTGAAATCAAGGGAAGCCAG CGGATCACAGGCTCACAGATCTCCCCCAAGCTTCAGTATTTCGGGCAGTCACTGAGCGGGGGCCAGGACCTCACAATGGATGGATTGGTAGACTTGGCTGTCGGGGCTCAGGGGCATGTGCTGCTGCTCAG GTCACAGCCTGTGCTGAAAGTTGAGGCGACGATGGAGTTCACACCcaaggaagtgaagaggaatgtGTATGAGTGTCGTGACCCAGTGGTAAAAGGCCAGATTGCTGGGCAGGTGAAAGTCTGCCTCCAAGTTCGCAAAAGCACATGGGACCGACTGGGAGAAG GAGATACCCAGAGCACTATCACCTATGACCTGGCTCTGGACCCAGGTCGCCCCCATTCCGTGGCCATCTTTGATGAGACACAGAACAGCACACGCAGACGTGTAGAGACGCTGAGGCTGAGTCAGAAATGCGAGACCCTGAAGCTCCGGTTACTG GATTGTGTGGAGGACTCAGTGACCCCCATTGCTCTGCGCCTCAACTTCTCTCTGGTGGGGGAGCCTGCACACAATTATGGGGGCCTCAGGCCAGTGCTGGCTGTGGATGCTCTGAGACTCTTCACAGCCTCg CTTCCCTTTGAGAAGAACTGTGGCAATGACACCGTCTGCCAGGATGACCTCAGCATCACCTTCAGTTTTATGGA CCTGGACACCCTGGTGGTGGGTGGACCCCGGGACTTGAACGTGACGGTGACTGTGAGAAACGAGGGCGAGGACTCCTACAGAACTCAGGTCACCTTCTTCTACCCGTCTGGCTTGTCCTACCGGAGGGTGTCAAGCAGCCAG AACCAGCGCTCACAACGGTTCTGGCGCCTGACCTGTGAGTCTGATGTCTCCACCGAAGGGTCTGGAATCTTGAAGAGAACCAGCTGTGGCATAAACCACCCCATTTTCCTAGACAACTCGGAG ATCACCTTTAATGTCACATTTGACGTGAATCCTGATACTTACTTTGGAAACAAGCTACTTCTCAAGGCCAATGTTACCAG TGAGAACAACATGCCGGGGAACAACAAAACTCAATTCCAGCTGGAGCTGCCTGTGAAATACGCTGTGTATATGGTGGTCACCAG CCTTGAGGCCTCCACCAAGTATCTCAACTTCACAGCCTCAGAGAAGACCGTACACGCTATGGAGCATCAGTATCAG TTCAACAACCTGGGCAGGAAGAAACTGCCCATCAGTGTGGTCTTCTGGATCCCCATCCGGCTGAACAAGGTGCCTGTGTGGTCCCAGCCCCAGGTCACCTTCTCCCAG GACGTGTCCAGTGGATGTAACACCACGGAGGTTGCCCCTCGTCACTCTGACTTCCTGGCGGAGCTTAAGAAGAGCCCGGTGCTG aaCTGCTCCGTTGCTGTCTGCCAGAGAATCCAGTGTGCCATCCCATCCTTTGGCATTCAGGAGGAGTTCAAGGTCACCCTCAAGAGCAACTTCTCGTTTGACTGGTACATCAAG actTCACACAACCACCTTCAAGTTGTGAGCAAAGCGGAGATCTTATTTGATGAGTCAAAGTTCACCCTGCTTCCAGGGCAGGATGCGTTTGTGATGGCCCAG ACAGGGACCAAGGTGGAGTCCTACGAAGTACATAACCCTATCCCGCTGATCGTGGGCAGCTCAGTAGGGGGGCTTGTGCTCCTGGCCCTCATCTCTGCCGGTCTGTACAAG CTCGGCTTCTTCAAACGACAGTACAAGGACATGATGACTGAACCTGGTCCCGAAGTGGATACCCCCCAGTAA
- the ITGAM gene encoding integrin alpha-M precursor (The RefSeq protein has 9 substitutions compared to this genomic sequence), whose translation MALRVLLLTALALCHGFNLDTEKAVIFQNNARGFGQSVVQIQGSRLVVGAPQEVKAANQTGGLYHCDYSTGRCEAIPLQVPPEAVNMSLGLSLAFAANPFRLLACGPTVHQICKENTYANGLCFSFGSNLLQQPRRIPRALRGCPEQDSDIAFLIDGSGSIDPVDFERMKRFVSTVMSQFQKSKTLFSLMQYSDDFQTHFTFNDFKRNPVPEFLVGPIRQLFGRTHTATGIRKVVRELFHSSSGARNHAIKIMIVITDGEKYLDPLEYSDAIPEADREKIIRYVIGVGDAFRGRKSRQELDTIASKPPADHVFQVNNFEALKTIQNQLQEKIFAIEGTQTGSTSSFEHEMSQEGFSAAFTSDGPLLGAVGSFDWAGGAFLHTSNDKITFINTTRIDSDMNDAYLGYAAEVTLRNRVQHLFLGAPRYQHIGLVVIFRQNAGVWQKNAEIKGSQIGSYFGASLCSVDVNRDGSSDLVLIGAPHFYEQMRGGQVSMCPFPRGRAKWHCDAVLRGEPGHPWGRFGAALTALGDVNGDRLVDVAIGAPGEQENQGAVYLFHGTSKLGISPSHSQRITGSQISPKLQYFGQSLSGGQDLTMDGLVDLAVGAQGHVLLLRSQPVLKVEATMEFTPKEVRRNVYECRDPVVKGQIAGQVKVCLQVRKSTWDRLGEGDTQSTITYDLALDPGRPHSVAIFDETQNSTRRRVETLRLSQKCETLKLRLLDCVEDSVTPIALRLNFSLVGEPAHNYGGLRPVLAVDALRLFTASLPFEKNCGNDTVCQDDLSITFSFMDLDTLVVGGPRDLNVTVTVRNEGEDSYRTQVTFFYPSGLSYRRVSSSQNQRSQRFWRLTCESDVSTEGSGILKRTSCGINHPIFLDNSEITFNVTFDVNPDTYFGNKLLLKANVTSENNMPGNNKTQFQLELPVKYAVYMVVTSLEASTKYLNFTASEKTIHAMEHQYQFNNLGRKKLPISVVFWIPIRLNKVPVWSQPQVTFSQDVSSGCNTTEVAPRHSDFLAELKKSPVLNCSVAVCQRIQCAIPSFGIQEEFKVTLKSNFSFDWYIKTSHNHLQVVSKAEILFDESKFTLLPGQDAFVMAQTGTKVESYEVHNPIPLIVGSSVGGLVLLALISAGLYKLGFFKRQYKDMMTEPGPEVDTPQ comes from the exons ATGAATCACAGAATCCTTCTATTAACAG CCTTGGCCTTATGTCATGGGTTCAACCTGGACACGGAAAAAGCAGTCATCTTCCAAAACAACGCAAGGGGCTTCGGGCAGAGCGTGGTCCAGATTCAGGGATCCCG GCTGGTGGTTGGAGCCCCCCAGGAGGTAAAGGCTGCTAATCAAACAGGCGGCCTCTACCACTGTGACTACAGCACGGGCAGGTGTGAGGCCATCCCCCTGCAGG TTCCCCCAGAGGCTGTGAACATGTCCCTGGgcttgtctcttgcatttgctGCCAACCCTTTCCGGCTGCTG GCCTGTGGCCCCACAGTGCACCAAATTTGCAAGGAGAACACCTATGCAAATGGCCTCTGCTTCTCGTTTGGATCCAATCTACTCCAGCAACCCAGGAGGATCCCAAGGGCCCTCAGAG GGTGCCCTGAGCAAGACAGTGACATTGCCTTTTTGATTGATGGCTCTGGTAGCATCGACCCAGTAGACTTTGAGCGGATGAAGAGGTTTGTCTCAACTGTGATGAGTCAATTCCAAAAGTCCAAAACCTTG TTCTCTCTGATGCAGTACTCGGATGACTTCCAGACTCACTTCACCTTCAATGATTTCAAGAGAAACCCTGTCCCGGAATTCCTGGTGGGGCCAATAAGACAGCTGTTTGGGAGGACGCACACGGCCACGGGGATCCGCAAAGTAGT AAGAGAACTGTTTCACAGCAGCAGTGGAGCCCGGAATCATGCCATTAAGATCATGATTGTcatcacagatggggaaaaataTCTCGATCCTTTGGAGTATAGTGATGTCATCCCTGAAGCTGATAGAAAAAAGATCATTCGCTACGTCATTGGG GTGGGAGATGCTTTTAGGAGTAGGAAATCTCGACAGGAGCTCGATACTATTGCATCTAAGCCCCCTGCTGACCACGTGTTCCAGGTGAATAACTTCGAAGCTCTGAAGACCATTCAGAACCAGCTTCAGGAAAAGATCTTTGCGATTGAGG GTACGCAGACAGGAAGTACCAGTTCCTTTGAGCATGAGATGTCTCAGGAAGGTTTCAGTGCTGCCTTCACCTCC GATGGTCCCTTGCTGGGTGCTGTGGGGAGCTTTGACTGGGCTGGTGGAGCCTTTCTGCATACATCAAATGATAAAATCACCTTCATCAATACAACCAGGATAGATTCAGACATGAATGATGCTTACTTGG GTTATGCTGCCGAAGTCACCTTGCGGAACCGGGTGCAACACCTGTTTCTGGGAGCACCTCGATATCAGCACATCGGCCTGGTGGTGATATTCAGACAGAATGCAGGTGTTTGGCAGAAAAACGCTGAAATCAAGGGAAGCCAG ATTGGCTCCTACTTTGGGGCCTCCCTCTGCTCCGTGGATGTCAACAGAGATGGCAGCTCCGACCTGGTCCTCATCGGGGCTCCCCATTTTTATGAGCAGATGCGAGGGGGCCAGGTGTCCATGTGCCCCTTTCCCCGGGGG AGAGCTAAGTGGCAGTGTGATGCTGTCCTTCGAGGGGAGCCGGGCCACCCCTGGGGCCGCTTTGGGGCAGCCCTGACAGCGCTGGGGGATGTGAATGGGGACAGGCTGGTGGATGTGGCCATTGGGGCCCCGGGAGAGCAGGAGAACCAGGGTGCTGTCTACCTGTTCCATGGAACCTCAAAACTGGGCATCAGCCCCTCCCACAGCCAG CGGATCACAGGCTCACAGATCTCCCCCAAGCTTCAGTATTTCGGGCAGTCACTGAGCGGGGGCCAGGACCTCACAATGGATGGATTGGTAGACTTGGCTGTCGGGGCTCAGGGGCATGTGCTGCTGCTCAG GTCACAGCCTGTGCTGAAAGTTGAGGCGACGATGGAGTTCACACCcaaggaagtgaagaggaatgtGTATGAGTGTCGTGACCCAGTGGTAAAAGGCCAGATTGCTGGGCAGGTGAAAGTCTGCCTCCAAGTTCGCAAAAGCACATGGGACCGACTGGGAGAAG GAGATACCCAGAGCACTATCACCTATGACCTGGCTCTGGACCCAGGTCGCCCCCATTCCGTGGCCATCTTTGATGAGACACAGAACAGCACACGCAGACGTGTAGAGACGCTGAGGCTGAGTCAGAAATGCGAGACCCTGAAGCTCCGGTTACTG GATTGTGTGGAGGACTCAGTGACCCCCATTGCTCTGCGCCTCAACTTCTCTCTGGTGGGGGAGCCTGCACACAATTATGGGGGCCTCAGGCCAGTGCTGGCTGTGGATGCTCTGAGACTCTTCACAGCCTCg CTTCCCTTTGAGAAGAACTGTGGCAATGACACCGTCTGCCAGGATGACCTCAGCATCACCTTCAGTTTTATGGA CCTGGACACCCTGGTGGTGGGTGGACCCCGGGACTTGAACGTGACGGTGACTGTGAGAAACGAGGGCGAGGACTCCTACAGAACTCAGGTCACCTTCTTCTACCCGTCTGGCTTGTCCTACCGGAGGGTGTCAAGCAGCCAG AACCAGCGCTCACAACGGTTCTGGCGCCTGACCTGTGAGTCTGATGTCTCCACCGAAGGGTCTGGAATCTTGAAGAGAACCAGCTGTGGCATAAACCACCCCATTTTCCTAGACAACTCGGAG ATCACCTTTAATGTCACATTTGACGTGAATCCTGATACTTACTTTGGAAACAAGCTACTTCTCAAGGCCAATGTTACCAG TGAGAACAACATGCCGGGGAACAACAAAACTCAATTCCAGCTGGAGCTGCCTGTGAAATACGCTGTGTATATGGTGGTCACCAG CCTTGAGGCCTCCACCAAGTATCTCAACTTCACAGCCTCAGAGAAGACCGTACACGCTATGGAGCATCAGTATCAG TTCAACAACCTGGGCAGGAAGAAACTGCCCATCAGTGTGGTCTTCTGGATCCCCATCCGGCTGAACAAGGTGCCTGTGTGGTCCCAGCCCCAGGTCACCTTCTCCCAG GACGTGTCCAGTGGATGTAACACCACGGAGGTTGCCCCTCGTCACTCTGACTTCCTGGCGGAGCTTAAGAAGAGCCCGGTGCTG aaCTGCTCCGTTGCTGTCTGCCAGAGAATCCAGTGTGCCATCCCATCCTTTGGCATTCAGGAGGAGTTCAAGGTCACCCTCAAGAGCAACTTCTCGTTTGACTGGTACATCAAG actTCACACAACCACCTTCAAGTTGTGAGCAAAGCGGAGATCTTATTTGATGAGTCAAAGTTCACCCTGCTTCCAGGGCAGGATGCGTTTGTGATGGCCCAG ACAGGGACCAAGGTGGAGTCCTACGAAGTACATAACCCTATCCCGCTGATCGTGGGCAGCTCAGTAGGGGGGCTTGTGCTCCTGGCCCTCATCTCTGCCGGTCTGTACAAG CTCGGCTTCTTCAAACGACAGTACAAGGACATGATGACTGAACCTGGTCCCGAAGTGGATACCCCCCAGTAA